A genome region from Gemmatimonadota bacterium includes the following:
- a CDS encoding BatA domain-containing protein: MIAFGAPGALVAGAMLAGFVFVLHLLAPRPPDRAPLPTARFLREDARSTLRFRRRPTDPGVLALRMLLALLLGALFSAPRWRPDREDGSTRVVLLDRGAGMAGVWAEARAAAAREAGVEGTWIVPFASVPGTAVPAADTSAVAEQGTTGEESSYLVALRALRGALPHTTTRDVEAVLITRPRWSAWDAQLGLLRAEAWPGPLRVVAVGEGAAGGEDPSGRTPGADAHRTGPAGAPGDPSASTRGAGMPAGARVDPGAPAPLRAALEVLGYRVAESAPEGDAPTLHFVSVAAALQPALDRARRLGDTVLVVAPAADALPPPLNALWDAEGWATTAAAAAPSGLRVGNRRLPLHDARLEPGRAAAPAEGRLLPVVRVDGGPVAAALPWGAGCVVRYGAPWEAGREDPSYPALIRTLVDGCRSADDATGADAALDEAARALLAGGAPAPVAAAALGPGPGRPLEGWLLAAALLVAVAETVRVTRLERGRRS; this comes from the coding sequence ATGATCGCGTTCGGAGCGCCGGGAGCGCTCGTGGCGGGCGCGATGCTCGCCGGGTTCGTGTTCGTCTTGCACCTCCTGGCGCCGCGACCGCCGGACCGCGCTCCCCTCCCCACTGCGCGTTTTCTGCGCGAGGACGCGCGCAGCACGCTGCGCTTCCGGCGCCGTCCCACGGATCCGGGCGTGCTCGCGCTGCGCATGCTGCTGGCCCTGCTGCTGGGCGCGCTGTTCTCCGCCCCACGGTGGCGGCCCGACCGGGAGGACGGCAGCACGCGTGTGGTGTTGCTCGACCGGGGTGCCGGCATGGCGGGTGTGTGGGCCGAAGCACGGGCGGCCGCCGCCCGTGAGGCCGGGGTGGAGGGCACCTGGATCGTCCCGTTCGCGTCGGTCCCCGGGACGGCCGTGCCGGCGGCCGACACCAGCGCCGTGGCCGAGCAGGGCACAACGGGCGAGGAGTCCTCCTACCTGGTGGCGCTGCGCGCCCTGCGCGGCGCCCTCCCGCACACGACGACCCGCGACGTCGAGGCCGTGCTGATCACCCGTCCGCGCTGGAGCGCCTGGGATGCGCAGCTCGGGCTGCTCCGCGCGGAGGCCTGGCCGGGACCGCTGCGGGTGGTGGCGGTCGGGGAGGGGGCGGCGGGCGGAGAAGACCCGTCCGGGCGGACGCCGGGAGCCGATGCGCACCGTACCGGTCCTGCCGGCGCCCCCGGCGACCCGTCCGCGTCGACGCGCGGCGCCGGGATGCCCGCTGGTGCTCGGGTGGACCCCGGCGCTCCCGCCCCGCTCCGGGCCGCCCTGGAGGTCCTGGGCTACCGCGTGGCAGAGTCCGCCCCCGAGGGGGACGCGCCCACGCTCCACTTCGTCTCGGTGGCGGCGGCGCTCCAGCCGGCGCTGGACCGGGCCCGACGCCTGGGCGACACCGTGCTGGTGGTGGCGCCGGCCGCGGACGCCCTTCCTCCGCCCCTGAACGCGCTGTGGGACGCCGAGGGCTGGGCCACGACCGCGGCCGCGGCCGCACCGTCCGGGCTGCGGGTCGGGAATCGCAGGCTCCCCCTCCACGACGCCAGGCTCGAGCCGGGGCGCGCCGCGGCGCCGGCGGAGGGGAGGCTCCTTCCCGTGGTGCGCGTGGACGGCGGACCCGTGGCCGCGGCGCTCCCGTGGGGCGCCGGCTGCGTCGTGCGCTACGGCGCGCCCTGGGAGGCCGGTCGGGAGGACCCCTCCTATCCGGCGCTGATCCGGACGCTGGTGGACGGGTGCCGGTCGGCGGACGACGCCACCGGCGCCGACGCGGCCCTGGACGAGGCCGCGCGCGCGCTTCTCGCCGGCGGCGCGCCCGCTCCGGTGGCGGCCGCGGCGCTCGGCCCGGGCCCGGGACGCCCGCTCGAGGGCTGGCTCCTGGCCGCGGCCCTTTTGGTGGCCGTGGCGGAGACGGTGCGGGTCACGCGGCTCGAGCGCGGACGGCGATCATGA
- a CDS encoding DUF58 domain-containing protein: MTATARSADLLPPGLLAGLGGLEIVARQVVAGFISGLHRSPFLGAGEEFTRHRSYQQGDDVRHIDWRLFARTDRLYVKEFREDSNLQAFLLLDTSSSMGFGSEPSKLRYASYLAAALAHVMLRAGDAVGLATTGPHGVRLALPSRNRSGHLHEVLLALERLRAEGTGSLADALDGVGQALRRQGRVLILSDFLDDTGLLDAVGRLRARGDEVIGFRVATPVELGLQPLGPARFFDPERPGAEIAAAPGDDPQFRTRVAAWYDGLAAGFHERGAELVPLTTDAPIGHALRSWLALR, encoded by the coding sequence ATGACCGCGACGGCACGCTCCGCGGATCTGCTTCCACCGGGCCTCCTCGCGGGCCTGGGTGGCCTGGAGATCGTGGCGCGGCAGGTGGTGGCCGGCTTCATCTCCGGCCTGCACCGGTCCCCGTTCCTGGGTGCGGGCGAGGAGTTCACGCGGCATCGTTCCTATCAGCAGGGCGACGACGTCCGCCACATCGACTGGCGCCTCTTCGCGCGCACGGATCGCCTGTACGTGAAGGAGTTCCGGGAGGACTCCAACCTGCAGGCGTTCCTGCTGCTCGATACGTCCTCCTCGATGGGCTTCGGCTCCGAGCCGAGCAAGCTGCGCTACGCCTCCTACCTGGCGGCCGCGCTCGCGCACGTCATGCTCCGCGCGGGCGACGCAGTGGGGCTGGCGACCACGGGGCCCCACGGCGTGCGGCTGGCCCTGCCCTCCCGCAACCGCAGCGGTCACCTGCACGAGGTGTTGCTCGCGCTCGAACGCCTGCGGGCGGAGGGCACCGGCTCGCTGGCCGACGCGCTCGACGGCGTGGGCCAGGCGCTGCGCCGCCAGGGACGCGTGCTCATCCTGTCCGACTTCCTGGACGACACGGGCCTGCTGGACGCGGTGGGTCGATTGCGGGCCCGGGGCGACGAGGTCATCGGCTTCCGCGTGGCCACGCCGGTCGAGCTCGGTCTGCAGCCGCTCGGGCCGGCGCGCTTCTTCGACCCGGAGCGGCCCGGTGCCGAGATCGCCGCCGCACCCGGGGACGATCCGCAGTTCCGGACGCGCGTGGCAGCGTGGTACGACGGACTCGCCGCCGGCTTCCACGAACGGGGCGCGGAGCTGGTGCCGCTCACGACCGACGCGCCGATCGGGCACGCGCTCCGCTCCTGGCTGGCGCTGCGATGA
- a CDS encoding MoxR family ATPase, whose translation MTETSRLEDAERVEQEAERLLAAAARLRAEVAQRIVGQEAALEEILLTILSGGHALLEGVPGLAKTLLVRTVAEALELQFRRVQFTPDLMPGDITGTEVIEEDRSSGRREARFLQGPVFTQVLLADEINRAPPKTQSALLEAMQEGTVTVAGEDLRLPTPFFVLATQNPIEQEGTYPLPEAQLDRFMLKIRVDYPERDQEAEILRATTGLKAPSVTPVLDAEGILGLQRLVRSVPVSDAVIGYATDLVRATRPGRNGGSPTVSGALRWGAGPRAGQALILGAKAHALLRGRLHVSPDDVRRIAAPVLRHRILLTFQSEAEGTSTDDVVTRLLDAVPPPTSGVR comes from the coding sequence ATGACAGAGACGTCCCGGTTGGAAGACGCGGAGCGGGTGGAGCAGGAGGCCGAGCGGCTGCTGGCGGCCGCCGCCCGTCTGCGTGCCGAGGTGGCACAGCGGATCGTCGGGCAGGAGGCCGCGCTCGAGGAGATCCTGCTCACGATCCTGTCCGGGGGGCACGCGCTCCTGGAAGGCGTGCCCGGCCTGGCGAAGACCCTGCTCGTCCGCACGGTGGCGGAGGCACTCGAGCTCCAGTTCCGGCGCGTGCAGTTCACGCCCGATCTGATGCCCGGCGACATCACCGGCACCGAGGTCATCGAGGAGGACCGCAGCAGCGGGCGACGTGAGGCGCGCTTCCTCCAGGGCCCTGTGTTCACGCAGGTGCTGCTGGCCGACGAGATCAATCGCGCACCGCCCAAGACCCAGTCCGCGTTGCTGGAGGCCATGCAGGAGGGCACGGTCACCGTGGCCGGCGAGGATCTGCGGCTGCCCACGCCGTTCTTCGTGCTCGCCACCCAGAACCCGATCGAGCAGGAGGGCACCTATCCGCTGCCGGAGGCCCAGCTCGACCGCTTCATGCTGAAGATCCGGGTCGACTACCCGGAGCGGGACCAGGAGGCCGAGATCCTGCGCGCCACCACCGGTCTGAAGGCGCCGTCGGTGACCCCGGTCCTGGACGCCGAAGGGATCCTCGGCCTGCAGCGCCTGGTGCGCTCGGTGCCCGTGTCGGATGCGGTCATCGGGTACGCCACCGACCTGGTGCGCGCCACGCGCCCCGGCCGCAACGGCGGGAGCCCCACCGTCTCGGGAGCGCTGCGCTGGGGGGCAGGTCCGCGCGCCGGGCAGGCGTTGATCCTCGGCGCCAAGGCCCACGCGCTCCTGCGCGGACGGCTGCACGTATCGCCGGACGACGTGCGGCGGATCGCGGCGCCGGTGCTCCGTCACCGCATCCTGCTCACGTTCCAGTCGGAGGCCGAGGGCACGTCGACCGACGACGTCGTCACGCGGCTCCTGGATGCGGTGCCGCCGCCGACGAGCGGCGTCCGCTGA
- a CDS encoding aryl-sulfate sulfotransferase: MIADPFPPSLGAAVVTPNPHNSLSVSVEIEASFADSARLRLQTSGEPPDTTPWVALTAGKGTLLALGLLEERAYTTIVDLAGPEGRASATADTFTTGALPERLREVTIATTGTPTHPLTLVNGGNLGTPGLVYAFDRQGRIRWYRELHEYPVAPNPAKETKQQPNGHITVFVGETSGFEPLDGRYVELGLDGSIVREYEAAGGLYTDSHELLLDFEGGALERIHLLAYDHRTMDFRPWGGIDGALVAGHRLQRLTAAGAVEFEWNAWDHLDPADWIEPPESLRNQPVLDFEHPNSIDVDSDGNYVVSWRHLGEVTAIDGRSGDILWRLGGVHNEFAFVGDPLGFFSAQHMARTLPNGNLLLFDNGVRHDPPQSRAVEYALDLDARTATMVWEYRPDPPLFSMFVSGAERLTNGNTLVGFGVPAHIAEVTPAGSVVWSAEPRWRGQPAIFYRAHALPSLYGYQRP; this comes from the coding sequence GTGATCGCGGATCCATTCCCCCCGAGCCTCGGCGCGGCCGTCGTCACCCCCAATCCCCACAACAGCCTGTCGGTCTCCGTGGAGATCGAGGCGAGCTTCGCGGACTCCGCCCGGCTGCGCCTCCAGACGTCCGGGGAACCGCCGGACACGACGCCGTGGGTGGCACTCACCGCGGGCAAGGGGACGCTGCTCGCGCTCGGCCTGCTGGAGGAGCGGGCCTACACGACGATCGTGGACCTGGCCGGCCCCGAGGGCCGGGCCTCCGCCACCGCGGACACCTTCACCACCGGTGCCCTGCCCGAGCGGCTGCGTGAGGTGACGATCGCGACCACCGGCACGCCCACCCACCCGCTGACGCTCGTCAACGGCGGCAACCTGGGCACGCCGGGCCTCGTGTACGCCTTCGACCGGCAGGGCCGGATCCGCTGGTACCGGGAGCTGCACGAGTATCCGGTGGCCCCCAACCCGGCCAAGGAGACCAAGCAGCAGCCCAACGGCCACATCACCGTGTTCGTGGGCGAGACCAGCGGGTTCGAGCCGCTGGACGGCCGCTATGTGGAACTCGGCCTGGATGGCTCCATCGTGCGGGAGTACGAGGCCGCCGGTGGGCTCTACACGGATTCCCACGAGCTGCTGCTGGACTTCGAGGGCGGCGCGCTCGAGCGGATCCACCTGCTCGCGTACGATCACCGCACCATGGATTTCCGCCCTTGGGGCGGGATCGACGGCGCGCTGGTGGCGGGACACCGTCTGCAGCGACTCACGGCGGCGGGCGCCGTGGAGTTCGAGTGGAACGCGTGGGATCACCTCGATCCGGCCGATTGGATCGAGCCCCCCGAGTCCCTGCGCAACCAGCCCGTGCTGGACTTCGAGCACCCGAACTCGATCGATGTCGATTCCGACGGCAACTACGTGGTCTCGTGGCGGCACCTGGGGGAGGTCACCGCCATCGACGGCCGCAGCGGCGACATCCTCTGGCGCCTGGGGGGCGTCCACAACGAGTTCGCATTCGTGGGCGATCCGCTGGGCTTCTTCAGCGCGCAGCACATGGCCCGCACCCTCCCGAACGGCAACCTGCTGCTCTTCGACAACGGTGTCCGGCACGACCCCCCGCAGAGTCGCGCGGTCGAGTACGCGCTGGACCTGGACGCCCGCACCGCCACGATGGTGTGGGAGTACCGGCCCGACCCGCCGCTGTTCAGCATGTTCGTGAGCGGCGCCGAGCGTCTGACCAACGGCAACACGCTCGTCGGCTTCGGCGTGCCGGCCCACATCGCGGAGGTGACCCCGGCGGGCTCCGTGGTCTGGTCGGCGGAGCCACGCTGGCGGGGACAACCCGCCATCTTCTACCGCGCGCACGCGCTTCCTTCGCTGTACGGGTATCAGCGGCCCTGA
- a CDS encoding carboxypeptidase-like regulatory domain-containing protein, whose amino-acid sequence MGAGLLALAATAAPGAAQYIQGVTLYTTWDSPIASAAVELIDLRQEVVATAFTGFDGRFAIPVPQDGVYYVRVSHLSAETYVDGPVELSTTRNTLVTFHVDPRPVLLDSLAVAVERTSIRLQAAGFYQRQRLWPGTFLDEQEIAERAPIRPTDLLRVIPGVQVLESGTGMPFRAVITRYALRSTMQNRPPCFPRIYLDNAIVEFGGTTPPATDFDNLVAAGDLAGLEVYDSPAEVPPQFGDARCGVILMWTKR is encoded by the coding sequence GTGGGTGCAGGGCTGCTCGCCCTGGCGGCGACGGCGGCACCCGGTGCGGCCCAGTACATCCAGGGCGTGACACTCTATACCACCTGGGACAGCCCGATCGCGTCGGCCGCGGTCGAGCTCATCGATCTGCGGCAGGAGGTCGTGGCGACCGCCTTCACGGGGTTCGACGGCCGCTTCGCCATCCCGGTCCCGCAAGATGGCGTCTACTACGTGCGGGTCAGCCACCTGTCGGCCGAGACCTACGTAGACGGTCCGGTGGAGCTGAGCACGACGCGCAACACCCTCGTGACCTTCCATGTGGACCCGCGTCCCGTGCTGCTCGACTCCCTGGCCGTGGCCGTGGAGCGGACCTCCATCCGCCTGCAGGCGGCGGGCTTCTACCAGCGGCAGCGGCTGTGGCCGGGCACGTTCCTCGACGAGCAGGAGATCGCCGAGCGGGCACCCATCCGCCCCACCGATCTGCTGCGGGTCATCCCCGGAGTGCAGGTCCTGGAGAGCGGCACCGGCATGCCCTTCCGCGCGGTGATCACCCGCTACGCGCTCCGCAGCACCATGCAGAACCGGCCCCCGTGCTTTCCCCGCATCTACCTGGACAACGCGATCGTCGAGTTCGGAGGGACCACGCCGCCGGCCACCGACTTCGACAACCTGGTGGCCGCGGGGGATCTGGCCGGGCTCGAGGTCTACGACAGCCCGGCCGAGGTGCCTCCCCAGTTCGGGGACGCGCGCTGCGGGGTGATCCTGATGTGGACGAAGCGGTAG
- a CDS encoding response regulator: MSTAGAKRILWVDDEIDFLKPHLLFLQQRGYHVDAIANGDDALALLGENPYDLVLLDEQMPGRRGLEVLEVLRRRDPHARVVMISKSEEDRTMTEAIGRRVDDYLVKPTSPRQVLSVVTRILEGSSIQQQRVAQDFAARFPQLSRKKAEAADADTFREVYAELVDWHIRLENAGEHGLLESVQGLTEELRRDFGTWTVRQYPAWLRAGRDDRPRLSVDVVADFLVPALGPDPVYFVVLDCMRLDQWRVIAPLLSPWFDVEEHFQFSILPTATPYARNAIFSGLFPDEIARRNPGWWDLSDDEGSLNAFEDRLLAEQLKRLTGREIPVHYEKIFGDRGSEQVRARIRSALGNGGVIALVFNFVDLMTHGRSESPILMEVARDAAALRDLTRSWFERSALFQVLREAAQEGRQVIFTTDHGSLHCMRPATVFARKDATSNLRYKFGSDIRAEDPKAVLMAKNLTDLRLPAGKPGVHCLIALDDHFFVYPTKLREYQARYRGSFLHGGVSPEEMIVPVARLLPRGR, translated from the coding sequence ATGTCCACCGCGGGCGCGAAGCGCATCCTCTGGGTCGATGACGAGATCGACTTCCTGAAGCCCCACCTGCTGTTCCTGCAGCAGCGGGGCTATCACGTGGACGCCATCGCCAACGGGGACGACGCGCTGGCCCTCCTCGGCGAGAACCCGTACGACCTGGTGCTCCTGGACGAACAGATGCCGGGCCGCCGCGGCCTGGAGGTCCTGGAGGTGCTCCGCCGCCGTGATCCCCACGCCCGCGTGGTGATGATCTCCAAGTCGGAGGAGGACCGCACCATGACGGAGGCCATCGGGCGCCGGGTGGACGACTACCTGGTCAAGCCCACGAGCCCCCGGCAGGTGCTCTCGGTGGTGACGCGGATCCTCGAGGGCTCGTCCATCCAGCAACAGCGGGTGGCGCAGGACTTCGCGGCGCGTTTTCCGCAGCTCTCGCGCAAGAAGGCCGAGGCGGCCGACGCCGACACGTTCCGTGAGGTCTACGCCGAGCTCGTGGACTGGCACATCCGTCTGGAGAACGCGGGCGAACACGGCTTGTTGGAGAGCGTGCAGGGCCTGACCGAGGAGCTGCGTCGCGACTTCGGGACCTGGACGGTGCGGCAGTACCCGGCCTGGCTCCGGGCCGGCCGCGACGACCGGCCGCGCCTGTCCGTGGACGTGGTCGCGGACTTCCTGGTGCCCGCGCTCGGGCCCGACCCGGTCTATTTCGTGGTCCTCGATTGTATGCGGTTGGACCAGTGGCGGGTCATCGCGCCGCTGCTGTCCCCCTGGTTCGACGTCGAGGAGCACTTCCAGTTCTCGATCCTGCCCACGGCCACGCCCTACGCGCGCAACGCCATCTTCTCCGGTCTCTTCCCGGACGAGATCGCGCGCCGCAACCCCGGCTGGTGGGACCTGTCCGACGACGAGGGGAGCCTCAACGCCTTCGAGGACCGGTTGCTCGCCGAGCAGTTGAAGCGGCTCACGGGTCGGGAGATCCCGGTCCACTACGAGAAGATCTTCGGGGATCGGGGCAGCGAGCAGGTGCGGGCGCGGATCCGCTCGGCGCTCGGCAACGGTGGCGTCATCGCCCTGGTCTTCAACTTCGTGGACCTGATGACGCACGGGCGCTCGGAGTCACCGATCCTGATGGAGGTGGCGCGCGACGCGGCGGCCCTGCGCGACCTCACCCGCTCGTGGTTCGAGCGCTCCGCGCTCTTCCAGGTCCTGCGGGAGGCGGCGCAGGAAGGCCGGCAGGTCATCTTCACCACCGACCACGGCTCGCTGCACTGCATGCGGCCGGCCACCGTGTTCGCGCGCAAGGATGCCACGTCCAACCTGCGCTACAAGTTCGGCAGCGACATCCGGGCGGAGGATCCCAAGGCGGTCCTCATGGCCAAGAACCTCACGGACCTGCGACTGCCCGCGGGCAAGCCCGGTGTCCACTGCCTGATCGCGCTGGACGACCACTTCTTCGTCTATCCGACCAAGCTCCGGGAGTACCAGGCGCGCTATCGCGGCTCCTTCCTGCACGGCGGCGTCTCGCCCGAAGAGATGATCGTGCCGGTGGCCCGCCTGCTCCCGCGCGGCCGCTGA
- a CDS encoding ABC transporter ATP-binding protein: MKLYLRVLGYLKPHAGVFVVAALAMFIFAALDAFSLALLIPFLQTLFGGSGVGASSGGRLDAMLDATIGRVVDLRGDPQDAIQGIILFILVVVTLKNIFDFIQNVLVARVEQGVTRDLRDDVYDHLLELDLAFFGRTRTGQIISRLTNDVEQLRTLVTRELAKTLSSFFEFTAAMVLMLGLSVKLTLAAFLVVPGAMAIWGPLVKKLRRGDRRVLDLAGQVSSHIQETLSGIRLVKTASAEGHERERFRALTRSYFRTFLRTQKWRALAAPITELLAAFGTVVLLWYGARLVLVENALSGAEFVGFLVLSMKLYSPVKYLSKLPALVQPGLVGAERVFEFMDAPIEIRNRADARPFSGLEREIVYDGVSFGYRAGDHVLQDVSFRVPRGSVVALVGPSGAGKSTLVDLLGRFYEVGEGAITIDGTDIRDFEVRSLRRQLGIVSQDTVLFHDTVRANIAYGLDHVDDAALERAARAAHAHEFIQHLPKGYDTVVGERGAELSGGQRQRISIARAILRDPPILIFDEATSALDTESERLVQAAIERLLAGRTVFVIAHRLSTIRKADQILVLENGRVVERGDHRALLDEGGLYSRLYALQAAGSEG, translated from the coding sequence GTGAAGCTCTACCTGCGCGTCCTCGGCTATCTGAAGCCCCACGCCGGCGTCTTCGTCGTGGCCGCGCTGGCGATGTTCATCTTCGCCGCGCTCGATGCGTTCTCGCTGGCGCTCCTGATCCCGTTCCTGCAGACGCTGTTCGGAGGATCGGGCGTGGGGGCGTCGAGCGGGGGCCGCCTGGACGCGATGCTGGACGCCACCATCGGTCGGGTCGTGGACCTGCGAGGCGATCCCCAGGATGCCATCCAGGGGATCATCCTGTTCATCCTGGTCGTCGTCACGCTCAAGAACATCTTCGACTTCATCCAGAACGTGCTGGTGGCGCGCGTGGAGCAGGGCGTCACGCGCGACCTGCGCGACGATGTCTACGACCACCTGCTCGAGCTCGACCTGGCCTTCTTCGGGCGCACCCGCACCGGCCAGATCATCTCTCGCCTCACCAACGACGTCGAACAGCTGCGCACCCTGGTGACGCGCGAGCTGGCCAAGACGCTGTCGTCGTTCTTCGAATTCACGGCCGCCATGGTCCTGATGCTGGGTCTGTCGGTCAAGCTCACGCTCGCCGCGTTCCTGGTGGTGCCGGGCGCCATGGCCATCTGGGGCCCGCTGGTGAAGAAGCTGCGGCGGGGAGATCGGCGCGTCCTCGACCTGGCCGGCCAGGTGAGCTCGCACATCCAGGAGACCCTCTCCGGCATCCGCCTGGTGAAGACCGCCTCGGCGGAAGGACACGAGCGCGAGCGCTTCCGCGCCCTGACCCGCAGCTACTTCCGCACGTTCCTGCGCACCCAGAAGTGGCGGGCGCTGGCCGCGCCCATCACGGAGCTGCTGGCCGCCTTCGGGACCGTGGTGCTGCTGTGGTACGGCGCCCGTCTGGTCCTGGTGGAGAATGCGCTGAGCGGCGCCGAGTTCGTGGGCTTCCTGGTCCTGAGCATGAAGCTCTACTCGCCGGTGAAGTACCTCTCCAAGCTCCCCGCGCTCGTCCAGCCGGGCCTCGTGGGCGCCGAGCGCGTCTTCGAGTTCATGGATGCGCCCATCGAGATCCGGAACCGCGCCGACGCCCGTCCCTTCTCCGGACTCGAGCGCGAGATCGTCTACGACGGCGTCTCCTTCGGCTACCGCGCCGGCGACCACGTCCTGCAGGACGTGTCCTTCCGGGTGCCGCGGGGCAGCGTGGTCGCGCTGGTGGGGCCGAGCGGGGCGGGCAAGAGCACGCTCGTGGACCTGCTGGGCCGCTTCTACGAGGTGGGGGAGGGTGCCATCACGATCGACGGCACCGACATCCGCGACTTCGAGGTGCGGAGCCTGCGCCGTCAGCTCGGGATCGTGTCGCAGGATACGGTGCTCTTCCACGACACCGTGCGCGCGAACATCGCCTATGGTCTGGACCACGTGGACGACGCCGCCCTGGAACGGGCGGCCCGGGCCGCCCACGCCCACGAGTTCATCCAGCACCTCCCCAAGGGCTACGACACCGTCGTGGGGGAGCGTGGCGCCGAGCTGTCGGGTGGACAGCGGCAGCGCATCTCGATCGCGCGGGCGATCCTGCGCGATCCGCCCATCCTGATCTTCGACGAGGCCACGAGCGCGCTGGACACCGAGTCGGAGCGGCTCGTGCAGGCGGCCATCGAAAGGTTGCTGGCCGGCCGCACGGTGTTCGTGATCGCACACCGACTCTCCACGATCCGGAAGGCCGACCAGATCCTGGTGTTGGAGAACGGACGGGTCGTCGAGCGCGGGGACCATCGCGCGCTCCTGGACGAAGGCGGCCTCTACAGCCGGCTCTACGCGCTGCAGGCCGCGGGCAGCGAAGGCTGA
- a CDS encoding lysophospholipid acyltransferase family protein, with translation MEERRPTVAHRLEHAGLSAVQTLVRLVPESAALAVGAGVARTAGALRIRRRQVDESLALAFGDRPAGWRARIAREAYGHLGREVAMLLRLGALRGAALREAVLAHTTWGDAATEALFAELLEAAAAGQGSVLVTGHLGNWELAGAALAVRGLPLDAVAVRQRNPLIDRELRRHRDALGFGVLDRREAATRVPAALRAGRTVALVADQHTPGGVVLPFFGHPAATPKGPAVFALRTGAPVLAGCAVVRPGPPRRYHVFLERIEVPRSGDLDADIRSVTGSFTKALERRIEADPGQYLWHHRRWRRRLLEEPPPAAPVLRGNRP, from the coding sequence ATGGAGGAGCGCAGGCCCACGGTCGCGCACCGGCTGGAGCACGCGGGGCTGTCCGCCGTGCAGACGCTGGTGCGTCTCGTGCCGGAGTCCGCGGCCCTCGCGGTGGGCGCCGGAGTGGCGCGGACGGCTGGTGCGCTCCGCATCCGGCGCCGGCAGGTGGACGAGAGCCTGGCGCTGGCCTTCGGGGACCGCCCGGCCGGATGGCGGGCGCGGATCGCGCGCGAGGCCTACGGCCATCTGGGCCGCGAGGTGGCCATGCTGCTGCGGTTGGGCGCGCTCCGCGGTGCGGCGTTGCGCGAGGCGGTGCTCGCACACACCACCTGGGGCGACGCCGCCACCGAAGCGTTGTTCGCGGAGCTGCTGGAGGCGGCTGCGGCTGGACAGGGCAGCGTGCTGGTGACCGGACACCTGGGCAACTGGGAGCTGGCCGGGGCGGCCCTGGCGGTGCGCGGGCTGCCCCTGGATGCGGTGGCGGTGCGCCAGCGCAACCCGCTCATCGACCGTGAGCTGCGCCGCCATCGGGACGCGCTGGGCTTCGGCGTGCTGGATCGCAGGGAAGCCGCCACGCGGGTCCCGGCCGCGCTGCGGGCCGGGCGCACCGTCGCGCTCGTCGCCGACCAACACACGCCGGGCGGCGTGGTCCTCCCCTTCTTCGGGCATCCGGCGGCCACGCCGAAGGGACCGGCCGTGTTCGCGCTGCGCACCGGCGCGCCGGTCCTGGCGGGGTGCGCGGTGGTCCGGCCCGGGCCGCCCCGGCGGTATCACGTCTTCCTGGAGCGGATCGAGGTCCCGCGCTCGGGAGACCTGGACGCCGATATCCGATCCGTTACCGGATCGTTCACGAAGGCCCTGGAACGGCGTATCGAGGCCGATCCGGGCCAGTACCTGTGGCATCACCGCCGCTGGCGGCGACGTCTCCTGGAGGAACCGCCCCCGGCGGCCCCGGTATTACGCGGCAACCGACCCTGA
- a CDS encoding glycosyltransferase family 2 protein — MIYICIPAHDEARTLGVLLWKIRKVMREFGRDYRILVHDDGSRDGTAELLGRYARVVPLDIERSSSARGYGATLHALLERAAEVSPYPKRDVVVTLQADFTESPDAIVPMVKAIEGGADLVCGTVTEDRGRTRGERFTRWAAGRLLGSSLRDAPVPDPFCGLRAFRVIVLKKALRSGQFTPLAPLSGPAVNLEVLRSLSPFARRLVESPVVERGDLRQRPSRLRVLSALRSFGRIRGRVWTVGVEDAA, encoded by the coding sequence ATGATCTACATCTGCATCCCGGCCCACGACGAAGCGCGCACCCTGGGTGTGCTGTTGTGGAAGATCCGGAAGGTCATGCGGGAGTTCGGCCGGGACTACCGCATCCTGGTCCACGACGACGGGTCCCGGGACGGCACCGCGGAGCTGCTGGGCCGCTACGCGCGCGTGGTCCCGCTGGACATCGAGCGTTCCTCGAGCGCCCGCGGCTACGGCGCGACGTTGCACGCCCTGCTCGAGCGGGCGGCGGAGGTGTCGCCCTACCCGAAACGGGACGTGGTGGTCACGCTGCAGGCCGACTTCACCGAGAGCCCCGACGCCATCGTCCCCATGGTCAAGGCCATCGAAGGGGGCGCCGATCTCGTCTGCGGCACGGTGACCGAGGACCGGGGCCGGACGCGCGGAGAGCGCTTCACGCGCTGGGCCGCGGGCCGACTCCTGGGCTCCTCGCTCCGCGACGCACCCGTGCCCGATCCCTTCTGTGGCCTCCGGGCCTTCCGGGTGATCGTGCTCAAGAAGGCGCTTCGCTCCGGGCAGTTCACGCCCCTGGCGCCCCTCTCCGGACCGGCCGTCAACCTGGAGGTCCTGCGCTCGCTGTCGCCCTTCGCCCGACGCCTCGTGGAGAGCCCCGTCGTGGAGCGGGGGGATCTGCGCCAGCGTCCGTCCCGGCTCCGGGTCCTGTCGGCCCTGCGCTCGTTCGGACGGATCCGGGGTCGCGTCTGGACGGTCGGGGTCGAGGACGCCGCGTGA